TCAACTCCTGCTTTAATGTCTGATTGATGTGGCAAAAAATAAGATACGGTAATACCCACGTTAAAACCAGTGATCTTAGATGATTTAGGGAGTTGTGATGGATCGGTCAAAGTAATGTTGTAGTCTGAGTAAGCAATAATCCCTTCAATGGTTGTTGGAACACCCGGCGTAAGAATGAGAAAATTACTGCCTGCACCATGAGCTTTCCAATTAAAATGTGCTACTCCTTGGTAATTAGCTTCATCGAGAAACTGAAAACCAAATAGATTGAGTTTGGATCCATTATCTGCCTGAAAATTTATTTTTCCATATATGTCCCTAAAGTTAAAAGGTAAACCGGCAGTATCTACGTATCGATAAACAACCGGAGAGGTTTCACCTAAAAATGAATTTTTACCGGCAAGGAGTAAAGTAATAGCACTTCCAGAATTTTCTTTAGCTTTTTTGATGGGTCCTTCAAAAACGGTGTTTATACCAAAAGGACTTCCGGATATAAGACCACTCCATCTTTTTTTATTACCATCACGAGTAGTAATATCCATAATAGAAGAAATTCGACCCCCATATTGAGCTCCAAAACCACCGGTATATACGTCAACGTTTCTTATAATCTCTGTTTCGAAAACGGAAAAGAGACCAATGCTATGGAAAGGATTATAAATAACCATGCCATCCAATAATACTTTGTTTTGAATAGTAGAACCTCCACGGATATAAAGTTGACCACCTTGATCGCCTGTAGTAATGATTCCAGGAATGTTGGTCAGATACTGTACAAGATCAGGAGAACCAAAGGTGGGAATTTGAGTGATCTGTATAGGAGTTATTTTTTCGATGCTAACTTGAGTTTTAGTCGAATCACGAACTCTTGATGCAGTAATTTCAACTGTTTTTAAAATTTTGCTTGATTTTTCAAGAAAATATTTTTTATTAAGAAAGTCATTTGGTTGAAGAACGATATTTTCTCGAATAGTGTCGTAGCCAAGAAAAGTGACAATGATGGTATAGGACCCGGGTTTTATTTGTGTAATGGCAAAATAGCCATTCAAATCGGTGGCTGAGCCGTAATTTGTACCTTTTAGATAGACGTTGGCAAAACCGATAGGTTCTCCCGTGCTTTTATCATAAACAAAACCTCGTATAGTGGCATTTTGTGCAAATATCCAATGTGCCAGGAATATGAAAATTGTTTTAAAACAAACTTTTAACATAACAACGGCGTCTTTTATGTTGAATGTGAGAATAGTTTTTCCAAGTTTGAATAGCTTTCTGATTGGTTTCGAAGATCCCAGTGGTTTCTACGTATTTAACACCATACTTAATGGCAACTTTATGCAACTCATACATAAGCAATGAAGGTACACCTTGTCGCTGAAGTTCGGGTTCTACAGCTGTCAAAAGTAAATCAATTACTTTTGGATGCTTGAGAGCACGCATGATGTGAAAGATCCCGAAAGGTAGAAGCCTACCACGAGCTTTTTGCATAGCTTCGGATAGGCTGGGAAGTCCAATGATAAATCCTCTGATATCATCGTTTTTGTCGACAATGACTTTAACAAATTTTGGATTAAGTATAGAAAAGTATTTGTTTGTATAAAAACGAGCTGTTTCTTCGTCGAAAGGAACGACATAGGGTAATTCATCGAATGCCTTGTTCAATATGGGAAAAATTCTTGCAGCATATTGTTTCATTTCCTTTCTAGAGTTAAAATGAACAACACGTAGCCCGAAACGTTCTTTGACCAATTCGACGAGACGTGTAACTTTTTCAGGAATTACAGGATCTACATCGAGTCTAAATTCAACCCAGTCAATTTCTTTCTTGTAGCCAGCAGCTTCGATTAAATCGCTATAATAAGGAAGATGGTAGACAGAAGCTATGGATGGCAACTGATCGAATCCCTCAATGAGTAAACCTTGCAGATCTAGGTTAGTAAACCCTAAAGGACCGTGTACGTATTTCATGCCCCTTTCTCTGAGCCAATTTTCAGCAGTTTGAAACAAAGAAAGAGAAATTTCTCTGTCGTTGATGCATTCAAAACGACTAAATCGGCCATATGGTTGACCAGTTTTCTGGTTATACGCATGATTAATGATTGCTGTAATCCTTCCAACTGTTTTACCATCTTTTACTGCTATCCAATGAGCAGCATCACAGAACTTGAGTGCAGGGTTGGTCGTGGGTTCAAAGATTTTAAATTCATCTGCCTTGATGGGGGGAATCCAATATGGATTGCCTTTGTAAATTTGAAAAGGGAGTGTAACATATTTTCTTTTTTCTTGTTGTGTTCGTACGGGTAAGACTTCAATCATAACGAAACTAATTTATAAATTAGATCGATAAGCATCGCAGGAGTTGAATTTGCTTCTACTCCTTTGAAGGCTAAATCGTATTGTTTGAGAAGTTTTATCGCTTTCATGACATTGGCAAAATTATAATTTTTTATACCTATATCGTAAATAAATAGCAAATTTTTAAATATGCCAAGATCAGCTGCGATCTTTGATTTATCGTTGATTTTGTTTTTCAAAGTATGATAAAGAAATAATTTTTCAAAAAAAGAACTTATTAATGGTAACAGAAGAAAAACAGAAGTATCCTTTTGTTTTCCTTCATTTTTGGCAAAGTAAATTGCAATTCTAAGAGCTTGGTTTTTATCTTTTTTGGCAATGGCATTGATCAATTCGTACGAATTATATTTTCTTGAAATACCTATTTGTTCTTCGATGGTTTTCATGTCGATGATGGTCGTTTGTTTATTATCAGAGAGATAGATGAAAAGTTTGTTCAATTCATTTATGATTTTACTGAGTTCGTAACCAAGGGAAAAAATTAAAATTTGAGCAGTTTCTTTACTCATGACAAAACCATGTCGGAGGACGTATTCCATAATCCACTTAGCGAGTTCTTGTTCTTTGAGAGGATAAGATTGAAAACCAACAACTTGTTGGGATGTTTCAATTAATTTTAACCAATTTTTTGGGGGTAATTCCTTTGATGTAATTAAAAGTATATTGGACGACACGGGTTGCATCGCATATTCTTCGAGTTTTTTCCACGTACGAATATCCATCTCCTGGGCCTCTCTGATATGATAGATGTTATATAAATTAAACATGGGAATCATGTTTAAGGATGCTAAAACTTCGTCGGCTTTAACATCTTTGCCATACAAAATATGCAGGCTATAATCTCTTTCTTCTGGTGGAAGAGTATGTTGTATGATTTGTTCGGTTAAATAATCAATAAAATAAGACTCTTCACCGTAAAACAGGTAAACTGGATAAAATATTTTCTGAGATATTTTGTCTACGATGGCGGAGAAACTTTCTTTCATGATTAACTTTCATCAAATAAGAGGTGTTTAACGGAACGTCCATGGTTTTTAAGTTCAAGTAACGCGTTGATGCCGATTTCAAGATGATCTTGAACATAAAGTTCGTTCACTTTTCTGTCGCTTTCTTCAGTTTTAACTCCTTCTGAAATCATGGGCTGATCTGAAACAAGGAGCAATGCACCTGTTGGAATACGGTTATAAAAACCAATGGTAAATAATGTTGCTGTTTCCATATCAATGGCCATGACACGAAGCTTTTGCAGATATGCTTTAAATTCTTCATCATGTTCCCAGACTCGTCGATTGGTAGTGTAAACGGTACCTGTCCAATAGTCGCGAGCATAATCGCGAATAGCAGATGATACAACTCGTTGGAGTGCAAAAGCCGGTAGCGCTGGAACTTCCGGCGGGAAATATTCATTGGAAGTACCTTCTTTACGAATAGCAGCAATGGGAAGTATAAAGTCACCAACTTTGGTGTTTTTTTTCAATCCTCCGCATTTGCCAAGAAAAAGGACAGCTTTTGGTTCAACAGCACTGAGGAGGTCCATAATGGTAGCTGCATTGGCACTTCCCATTCCAAAGTTAATGATGGTAATGTCTTCGGTACCTGCATTAGGCATATTGCGATGAAGACCTATGATTGGGACATTAAATTTTTGAGCAAACATTTCCACATAATAAGAAAAATTGACCAGAAGAATATATTTTGCAAATTCGTTCAATCGACGTCCAGTATAACGTGGCAGCCAATTTCTGACAATATCTTCTTTTTTCATTCTTTATTTTTGCAAAGTTAAGGATTTTAAAGGGATGAACATTCTTTTGCCTTTTCCTCCTCATACTTTGAGAGTTCGTTCTTTGCCAAAAGGTGATGAAGTTTTTGACATTTTCCGTAAAAAATGGGTTCGACTAACAACGGAGGAATACATCAGACAGCAATTTTTACATCATATGTTATATTGTCTCGGTTATCCTCAAACCTCTATTGCGGTAGAAAAAACTATTCAATACCATAAAATGATAAAACGCTTCGATGCTTTGATTGTGGGGAAGAATAATTATTTAATGTTACTTGAATTTAAAAGACCTGAAATAGTGCTTAACGAAAATGTTATATTACAAGCTTCGGCATATGCTCATGTCTTGGCAGTTCGTAGTATTTTCGTTACGAACGGAATTCAGCAGTTTTTTCTTGCTTATTCGAAGGATGGTAATTGCCAAATTTATCATCATTTGCCATCGTATGATGATCTAATTCATTCGATTTGAATGCTTTATTTCTATTGACGTATGATGATTTCAAAAAAATTGTTGAAATTTGCATGAGAGAATTATTGGCTCCGTAGTTCAATTGGATAGAATGGCAGATTCCGGGTCTGTTGGTTGGGGGTTCGAGTCCCCCCGGAGTCACGTCGCAATAAATCTACAATGAAAAGAATTAAAATAAAGGAACTCTTAGAAAACTATTCTCTTTGGTTTCACAGAGAAGTGACCATCAAGGGATGGATTCGAACCAGACGAGAAAGCAAAAATGTTGTTTTTTTGGCAGTTAACGATGGTAGTACTATTCATTCATTGCAGTGCGTTTTTTTGCCTACTCAATTTCCAGAAGATTTTATTAAAAAGTTAACCACTGGTTCTGGATTACGTGTAACTGGTCAATTGATCCCCTCACCAGGATCAGCTCAACCTTGTGAGATTAAGGTTGATGAGATTGAGCTCTATGGAACTGCACCAGCAGATGAATACCCTTTGCAAAAAAAAGGTCATACGCTTGAATTTTTGAGAGAAATAGCTCATCTTAGACCTAGAACCAATACGTTTGGGGCCGTTTTTCGCATTCGACATCATGTTTCATTTGCTATCCACAAATATTTTAACGATAAAGGTTTTTTCTACTTTCATACTCCTATCATAACTGGTAGTGATTGTGAAGGAGCTGGAGCAATGTTTCGGGTGACAACACTCCCACTGGACGACCTTCCTCGCAATGAAGAGGGGAAAATTGATTTTTCTGAAGATTTTTTTGGAAAAGAAACCAAATTGACCGTTTCTGGGCAATTGGAAGGTGAGCTGGGGGCTCTTGCCCTTGGTGAAATCTATACATTTGGGCCTACTTTTCGAGCAGAGAACAGTAATACTCCACGACATCTTTCCGAATTTTGGATGATCGAACCAGAGATGGCCTTTTATGATCTCGAAGACAACATGAATCTAGCAGAGGATTTTCTTAAGTTTTTGGTGAGTTACACATTAGAAACTTGTGGTGACGATTTGGCTTTTTTGCAGAAAATGTACGATGCAGAATTGTTTGATAGATTACAAAATGTAATTAAAAATTCTTTTGTACGTATTACTTACACGGAAGCCATAAAGATTTTAGAGCAAAGTCAACAGCCTTTTGAATTTCCTATTTACTGGGGGGCTGATCTGCAATCGGAGCACGAGAGATTTCTCGTTGAAAAATATTTTAAATCACCTGTCATACTCACCGACTATCCTAAAGAAATCAAGGCTTTTTATATGAAACTCAACGATGATGGAAAAACAGTTAGAGCTATGGATATTCTTTTTCCACGAATTGGAGAAATTATTGGAGGTAGCCAACGAGAGGATGATTACGAAAAACTACTGCAAAGAGTAAAAGAAATGCATATCCCCGAAAAAGATGTATGGTGGTACCTAGAGACTCGCAAGTTTGGAAGCGTACCTCATAGTGGCTTTGGACTTGGCCTCGAAAGGTTTCTTCTCTTTGTTACTGGAATGTCTAATATTCGTGATGTCATTCCTTTTCCCAGAACGCCACACAATGCAGAATTTTAATCCCTTTAGATTATGAACTCAAAAATGAGTTTAAAACAACAACAAAAATTAGTTCAAAAGCTCTCACCTCAGCAAATTCAGATATTGAAACTTATTCAGATTCCTGCCATTGCTCTAGAACAACGAATAAAACAGGAAATAGAAGAAAATCCAGCGCTGGAGGAAGTATCTTTTGATGTTGACAATAATACTGATGCCGATTATGATTATAGCTCCTCTATAGATGAATCGTTAGACAGAGAAGACTCAAATGACGAAGCTGCTGATGAATACGATCAAGAATCTCGTGAGGATTTTAATGATAACGAGATAGATATTTCTTCCTATTTTGACGAAGAAGATGACATACCCCTCTATAAAAGACAAACTTACTCGTCCATTGAAGATAACGAAAAAACCATACCTTTTCGTTCTGAAACTAATTTTCATGATATTTTATATGAGCAATTACATACACATTCATTGACTGAAGACGAAATCCTTATAGGAGATTATGTTCTTGGAAGTATTGATGAAAATGGCTACCTTAAACGTGATAGCAAAAGCATAGCTATGGATTTGGCTTTTTATTACAATTTGCAAGTTACTCCTGAAGAAGTTGAAAAAATGATCTCTTTAATACAAACTTTTGATCCACCTGGTATCGGGGCAAGAGATTTACGAGAATGTTTACTTATTCAGCTTCGACGTAAGCCTCAGAAAACTCCTGCTATTAAATTGGCTATCGATATTATCCAAGATCACTTCGAGGATTTTACTAAAAAACATTACGAAAAGTTACAACATAAACTCAATGTTTCTGAAAATCAATTCAAAGAAGCTCTTGATGAGATTTTGAAATTAAACCCGAAACCCGGAAATTCAACGTCGGAAGGAAGAGCAAGTTATAGTATTTATCCTGATTTTACTATTATCACAGACGATGATGAAATTCAAGTAGTAGTTAATACTCGCAATCTTCCCGAGTTAAGTGTCAGCAAATATTACCAGCATCTTTACGAAGAATATAGCAAGAAAAAGAAGTCTGATCCTAAAACTCAAGAGCTAGTACAGTTTATCAAGCAAAAACTTGATTCAGCTAAGTGGTTTATTGATGCTCTCAAGCAAAGAAATGACACATTGCAAACAGTCATGGAAGCCATTGTGGATTTTCAACGTGAATATTTTCTTACCGGCGACGAAACAAAAATAAAACCGATGATTTTGAAGGATATTGCTGAAAAAACTAACATGGATATTTCTACGATATCTCGCGTAGCTAGTAGCAAATACGTGCAAACACCTTTCGGCACATTTCTATTGAAGAGTTTGTTCTCAGAGTCTCTCGAAAATGAGCAAGGCGAAGAAGTATCTACACGTGAGATTAAAAGTGTACTAAAGAAAATTATTGAAGAAGAAAACAAAAGAGATCCTTATACCGATGAAGAACTGGTGAAAATTTTAAAGGAAAAAGGCTACAATTTAGCTCGACGAACTGTAGCAAAATACAGAGAACAACTAGGAATCCCTGTAGCACGTCTGAGAAAAGAAATATAGTTTATGTCTCCTCAGCACTGGTTTTTTCGTGTCGTAACTATCATTACACATCCGGTTTTTGTAATTCTATGGATAGCTCTCACTCTCCTTTTTACCCCTTATTATTATAATGAACTTTTATCTTTAACTTTCACATTGATTTTACTCATTCCTGTGTTGGTGTTGGTAGTGCTTACTGTTATAGTGTCTTTCCTGGCTGTTCAATTAAAATGGGTAGAAGATATTTTGCACCCAAATGCAAGGCATTTTCTGTTAACTATTTATTTGCTACTCTTGTTTGTCGTTTATCTTAATTATCATCAAACCAATCTCCCTGCTTATTACACGGATTTTGTTCAGTTGGCGCTCATCTATACTTTGGGTAGCTGGATTGTGTTGTTTAAATGGAATCACAGTTTTCATGTATATGGATGGATAAGCGTCTTTTTTATTTTTCTTTATTACCAGCTTTTTTATAAAGTCTCTTTAATTTATCCTTTAATAGTAGCATCAGTTTTGACTGGATTGGTTGCAAGTTTGAGACTATGGCAAGAAGAACATATTCCTGTTGAAATCATGCGTTCACTGATATTGGCTACCATTGTTTTTATTGTAACATTTTTTCTTAAACATTTCAGTTTTTGGTTATGAAAAGCCACTTTATTCTTCTAGCTGTACTTCTGAAAGAAAGTTTTTTTTTCGCATGGCAGTCGCTTGTGCTTAACAAGCTTCGTTCTTTTCTGACTTTGTTGGGAGTTACCATTGGTATTTTTTCTATCATTGTTGTTTTTTCAGTTGTTGATTCAATAAGATATCAGATTGAATATAGTATTGAGTCACTTGGAACCAAGGTTCTTTACATTCAAAAGTGGCCATGGGTATTCTCACGAGATTTTCCGTGGTGGGAGTATATTAAAAGGCCTGAGCCTTCTTACAAAGAAATGATTTTCCTAAAGCAAAAAGCTACCACTTTAGAACGAATTTGTTTCTTTGTCAAAAGCGTTACTAAATTAGAAACATCGGAAGGAGATATCAATAATGTACCGGTTCTTGCTGTTTCCGATCATTTTTTTGAGATGCAAAATCTGGTTATAGATACTGGGCGTTTTTTATCAGAATCTGAACTCAACAATGGATTGGCAGTAGCTGTAGCAGGTAAGAAAGTAATGGAATTGTTTCCTCAGGGCAGGGGTGAATCCCAAGTTAAACTATTTGGTAGACCTATCAGGATTGTTGGCCAATTACTCAGCCAAGGTAACAATCCGATCGGGGGCAGTTACGATGACGTGTTGATCATTCCTTACCTTTTTTTTGAACAAACTGTGAATAAGGATTTTATCAAGAATTTAAGTGCGAATATTGCTTTTGAGGGCAAGAAGCATGTATCAAAGGATGAAATGATTGCAGAGGTGCGTACGTTATTACGCTCTTACCGCAAATTACCTCCTTCCATTGACGATAATTTTAGCATTAACGAGCCATCATATCTGATGGAAGGTATCTCTCAGATTTTTGGAATAGTTACACTAGCAGGATGGATCATTGGAGGATTTGCTTTATTGGTTGGTGGTTTTGGTATAGCTAATATCATGTTTGTATCAGTCTATGAGCGCATCAACCTTATAGGGATACAAATGGCGTTGGGTGCTACGCGTTCTTTCATTTTTACTCAGTTTTTGCTGGAATCTATTTTCCTTAGCCTTATTGGAGGAGTGGTAGGGTTATTGTTGGTCTTTTTTCTGTTGTTACTGGCATCATATGTGATCTCATTTTCTCTCATACTTTCAATAGGAAATATTATTTTAGGATTGGTTGTTTCGACGGTTTTAGGTGTAGCTTCAGGGGTGATTCCTGCATGGTATGCGTCTCGCATGGATCCTGCTGTGGCCATTCGACAAATATGAGCAAATGAGATGGTGTGAGTTTTTTATTTTTCTTCTTTTTTTCGTTGGCTGTGCAGTGGTGGAAAAGCCGAATGGGGGGCCAGCCGATATGACTCCACCTCAAATTATCCAAAAGTCATTACCTGATTCTTCGACAGAAGTTAAACCAGATGCCATTACATTTCTTTACGATGAATTTATCCGTCTTCAAAATCCTGAAAAACAAATTATTCTCAATCCCTATTCCGGCAAAATTCAATATAAACTTTCAGGAAAAAAATTAACTATTCTGTTACCAGATACTTTAAAATCAAATACTACTTACAGCATTTCCTTCATTCAAGCAGTAAAAGACATTACAGAAGGCAACGTTCTCCCTTTTTATCAACATGTGTTTTCTACAGGTAAGCATATTGATACATGCAAAATTAGAGTGAAAGTGATTGATGCTCAAACGGAGGAACCTCAAAAAAATACTTGGATTGGCCTCTATGATGATCTTTCAGATTTTGAAAAAACACCTCCTCGTTATCTTTTCCCAGTCTCTCATGATGGTGTGGGTACTCTTGGTTTTCTTCCACGAAAGAGATGGTATGTCACAGCTTTACAAGATGTTAATTTCAATTATATTTATGATAACAAGGACGAAAAAATTGCTTTTAAGTCTGAACCTTTATCTTTTCAGGACACTGGCAAATGCTTCATAGAAACAAATCTACGAATGTTTAAAGTTGAACCTGAAGAGCAATCTCTACTTAAGACACAGCCATATCATTTTCAGTCTGTTTTATGTTTGTTTAGAAAACCACTCAGCAATCCTCAAATACGTATGCTCAAACCTTCACCTGCTGAAGTTAAAACTATAACTATAAAAGACAGTTTATTCTTTTTTGTAAGAAACAAAGACGTGGATTCCCTTGTTGCTGTTATTCAGGATGGTCTATTTACTGATACTATATCAGTGGGATTAAAGTTAAAAATTCGCGGAAAAAATCCACTCAAAGATACTATTCTAGTCGTTAAACCAGTTTTATACGACAAAAAACTGCGTTATTCTGATACATTGACTTTGAAAACTAAAGTTCCTCTTTCTCACATACATCGAGAAAAAATATATTATTTCATTGAAAATGATAGTATACTCAAGGAATGCCCACCGTTTTTATTAGACACTACCGGGAGAAAATCATTCTTATTTTTCAACCCACAGCCTGGGAAAAAAATCACTTTAGTAGCACGTAAAGGGGCATTTGAGGATATTTGGGGATTTGTTTCAGATTCTACGACCGTGGAATTTCAGTGGTTGACTGAAGAACAATTAGGTTCACTCACCATTCTTTTTGTTGGTTTAGATACATCCATGCATTACGTGCTATTTTTAAAACAGCAAAATACTGAATTAGTTTTTCCTATTGTTGGTGATACGTTTAAAATAGAAAAAATGATACCTGGCTCATATCACATGAGGTTATTGATTGATAAAGATCGTAATGGAATTTGGACTAATGGAAGTTGGCCTCCACCACGAGAACCTGAAATTTTCATACCCTATGACGGCACCGTCGACATCCGAGGTAACTGGAATTTGCAGTTAACTTGGAAAGTATCTTCATTACGATAGTTGACAGCACTTTATGAAATTCTTAGCGTTTTTTTTATATGATTGAATAAATTTTCGAAATCGTTTCGAGTCGGATCATACCAGTAAATGATTAGGCCTTTTTTCTCCATACGTCGAAACCATGTTTCTTGTCTTTTAGCAAATTGGTGAATGGCTTTTTCAAGTTGGTTTTTCATCTCGTCGTATGTTATGAGTTTTTGCAAATATAAGGTAACATATTTGTATTCAAGTCCAAGAGATATGAGCCATTCAGGTGACAGACCTTTTTTGAGAAGTTGTCTGACTTCTTCGATCATACCCTCATCCTGCAAGCGTCGTTCGAGTCTTTGAGTAATACGCTGTCTGATAATTTGCCTATCCATTTTGATACCTATTACACAGAGGTGCTTTATTTGTATAGATAAAATGTCTTTTTGCAAGGCTGGAAAGTAGGCTATTTCAAGTTTTCTCATGAGTCGATGTCGGTTATGTTTGTCTTCTTCGCGAAGAGGAATGCCTAATATTTCAAGTTTATATACCATTTCTTCATTGGAAAGTCTTTTAAGTTCATCACGAAAGCTTTTCTGAGGTTGAACAGGATGAAAATGATAATCAAAAATAATAGCGTCAAGGTAAAGTCCTGTTCCACCACAAACAACAGGTAATTTTCCTCTTCTTTCTATTTCTAGAGCAGTCTGAATACAATCTCTCTTAAATTCGAAAACGTTGTAGGTATCACCAGGCTCGCGGATATCGATTAAATGATATGGTACAGGAGGAAATACCTGTTGATAAATTTCAAGATCTTTACCAGTGCCAACATCTAATCCTTTATAAACTTGCCGACTATCTGAGCTTATAATTTCTCCCTCAAGTTGATGGGCTAACTCGACTGCTAACTTCGTTTTCCCTGTGGCAGTAGCACCTAGTACTACCAGCATGCGAGATATTTCCACCATGATTTTTTCTTATTTTTTAAATCGTGCAATTTTGAGCGAACAAGTTTCATTTCTAAATGAAATAATCTTTTTTGAAATTCTTTGAGTTTTTCAATCGGTCCCTTCCAAAGAACATGGCTAAATTCTTCCAATCCCCATCTAGCAAGCATTTCAGAGGTGGCTATATCTTCGTTGTATTGAACACAACTATGCTTTTTTAGGAGTTTGAAAATTTTCAAAGCATTGAATTGGATGTGCAAAGCATGATGAATTTGTTGTGGAGTTCGATAATTAGAAAGAATCTTTCTAACATCAGTTAAATTTAAAAAGAGAGAAGTTAACATTTCAGTGCTAATGATGTGTGAATTGGCAATTGTATTGAATTCCTGGTAGATGTCTTTTATTTGATTAAATCCCTGTTGCCGAAATAGTGGATAGCGTAAACAAAGTTCGTCAAAAGAGTAGGAAAGAGCTTTTCCAGTGCCGAAAAGGACTCTATTAGAAATTCTGCCAGATGGATAGACAGTAGTTTCTGCATAAGGTAAAATGAAACCGACCTGCCTAACTTTTTGAAGGAAATAAAAGTCTTCACCTGAAGTTTTAAGAGGCATTCCTCTTACGGCTTTGTAAGATTTTACTTTTACAGCAAAAGCTGATCCAATCGGGACGTATGCATATGGACTACCAATTGAAAGAAGTTCAATAAAATAATTTCGCAAGTAAGTTTCATATCTGATGGTTGATCTTTGCACATCCTCGTTATCTTCCAACAGGTGAAAATAGGGGAAAGTAATACCTGCCACATGTGTAAAACGATCGAAAGCATTTCGAATAGCTTCAACATATATGGGTTCGACTATTGTGTCTGCATCAAGAGATACGATGATGTCTTCATCTTTTGCTAGCGAAGATATAGTATCCATGAGATATTTCCGGGCAATAGATGCACCCCACTTGTCAGTATCCCAACCTTTTCCGGGAGTGGTACAGTCTAGCACGTGAAGTTTAAACTCATAATAAGATTTATTTCTATGTAAAAAGGATAATAATCGAGCATTTGATTCACAAACATTTTTTTTGGTAGGATTTTCATTCCAACTATCAGGCTGGTTAACACATATCCAAACTTCAAAGTCTTTAGTAGTTTGCTGATTCAAGGCTTCCAATACTTTAGGAAGGTAGTATTCTTCATCGCAAGCTGGAATGGCTATATAAATGTGCCTAAACATTTCACCTATATGTAAGTGCTTTGGATGGGGAAATTCCTCTTATGATTTGCAAAGGTAGGATGAGACAGAGCAATACGACAAACATGATTAGCAAATTCACAAAAACAAAGTAATCCAGTTGCCAAATCATTGGGACATAATCTAGATAATACATTTCCTCGTTCAACGGAA
This genomic interval from Bacteroidales bacterium contains the following:
- a CDS encoding GNAT family N-acetyltransferase is translated as MIEVLPVRTQQEKRKYVTLPFQIYKGNPYWIPPIKADEFKIFEPTTNPALKFCDAAHWIAVKDGKTVGRITAIINHAYNQKTGQPYGRFSRFECINDREISLSLFQTAENWLRERGMKYVHGPLGFTNLDLQGLLIEGFDQLPSIASVYHLPYYSDLIEAAGYKKEIDWVEFRLDVDPVIPEKVTRLVELVKERFGLRVVHFNSRKEMKQYAARIFPILNKAFDELPYVVPFDEETARFYTNKYFSILNPKFVKVIVDKNDDIRGFIIGLPSLSEAMQKARGRLLPFGIFHIMRALKHPKVIDLLLTAVEPELQRQGVPSLLMYELHKVAIKYGVKYVETTGIFETNQKAIQTWKNYSHIQHKRRRCYVKSLF
- a CDS encoding type I restriction enzyme HsdR N-terminal domain-containing protein, with translation MNILLPFPPHTLRVRSLPKGDEVFDIFRKKWVRLTTEEYIRQQFLHHMLYCLGYPQTSIAVEKTIQYHKMIKRFDALIVGKNNYLMLLEFKRPEIVLNENVILQASAYAHVLAVRSIFVTNGIQQFFLAYSKDGNCQIYHHLPSYDDLIHSI
- a CDS encoding TonB-dependent receptor, with amino-acid sequence MLKVCFKTIFIFLAHWIFAQNATIRGFVYDKSTGEPIGFANVYLKGTNYGSATDLNGYFAITQIKPGSYTIIVTFLGYDTIRENIVLQPNDFLNKKYFLEKSSKILKTVEITASRVRDSTKTQVSIEKITPIQITQIPTFGSPDLVQYLTNIPGIITTGDQGGQLYIRGGSTIQNKVLLDGMVIYNPFHSIGLFSVFETEIIRNVDVYTGGFGAQYGGRISSIMDITTRDGNKKRWSGLISGSPFGINTVFEGPIKKAKENSGSAITLLLAGKNSFLGETSPVVYRYVDTAGLPFNFRDIYGKINFQADNGSKLNLFGFQFLDEANYQGVAHFNWKAHGAGSNFLILTPGVPTTIEGIIAYSDYNITLTDPSQLPKSSKITGFNVGITVSYFLPHQSDIKAGVEMMGFSTDLQLYNAALRLIQQKENTTEFAIFGTYKKIIKKLVLESGLRLHTYPSLSEISVEPRMSLKYNISKLVAFKMAGGLYSQNLLSSISDRDIVNLFYGFISAPENLPREFEGKTIKTKLQKAQHVIGGFEMGPFWKFLTVNMEVYYKNFSQLITLNRSKIYDDNEYYYDKPDYLKKDFIIEKGYAAGVETSVKYQSDHFYAWMVYTLGYVKRRDELITYFPHYDRRHNVNLIATYTPGDIKKYEFSFRWNLGSGFPFTQSTGYYPNLIWNNGINTPINETDVELGILYGPYNNARLPFYHRLDVSIKRIFYLTEFVKLETQLSVTNAYNRKNIFYVDRITGDIVYQLPVLPSLYVALRF
- a CDS encoding AMP nucleosidase; translation: MKKEDIVRNWLPRYTGRRLNEFAKYILLVNFSYYVEMFAQKFNVPIIGLHRNMPNAGTEDITIINFGMGSANAATIMDLLSAVEPKAVLFLGKCGGLKKNTKVGDFILPIAAIRKEGTSNEYFPPEVPALPAFALQRVVSSAIRDYARDYWTGTVYTTNRRVWEHDEEFKAYLQKLRVMAIDMETATLFTIGFYNRIPTGALLLVSDQPMISEGVKTEESDRKVNELYVQDHLEIGINALLELKNHGRSVKHLLFDES
- the holA gene encoding DNA polymerase III subunit delta, with amino-acid sequence MKESFSAIVDKISQKIFYPVYLFYGEESYFIDYLTEQIIQHTLPPEERDYSLHILYGKDVKADEVLASLNMIPMFNLYNIYHIREAQEMDIRTWKKLEEYAMQPVSSNILLITSKELPPKNWLKLIETSQQVVGFQSYPLKEQELAKWIMEYVLRHGFVMSKETAQILIFSLGYELSKIINELNKLFIYLSDNKQTTIIDMKTIEEQIGISRKYNSYELINAIAKKDKNQALRIAIYFAKNEGKQKDTSVFLLLPLISSFFEKLFLYHTLKNKINDKSKIAADLGIFKNLLFIYDIGIKNYNFANVMKAIKLLKQYDLAFKGVEANSTPAMLIDLIYKLVSL